taagaaaagaaaaacattagAGTTGCATAACCCCAAACCTACTCTCAACAGGAGGTATAATAGTCTGCTAGTCTTGCTACCATTTGCAGTTTGAATTGCATTCAGAACAATTATATTCATATAAGgaaacaataattaaacctCAATTATATGGGAACATTTCAGAAAAAGTAATAAACGCTAGCAAGAATTGGGGAATCAACCACagaacattaaaatttgaacttaGACCTCACAATAATCAAACACACGAGCTGTTATTTATTGTATGCACAAAATGGCAATGTGAAAAACATGTATCATTGGATAAGCAActgaacatttcaaacataagacATCCAAGGTGAGCAAGGGTGAAACCTGTAATCAGGTCTAAAGTCATGTCCCCATTTTGAAACACAATGTACTTCATCGATGGCAAATAAAGCTATTCCACGGTTCTCCGCAAGCCTCTGAAGTGGACTTATTAGTATGCATTATACACCTCATCAGACAGTGAAAGCTGACATCATACAGTCCCAAGTGACAACATCAGGGCATTTAGAAACAATTCAAACTACAAGCAATACCAGATGATGTACAAATGTGTTCACCTAAGCAGTGTTTCGAGGCAAACGTATACAACGGAATACATGCCGTTCATTGCTTTCTTCTCAACGGTGTTATCTGGTTGTCCTGATCCAAGGAAACATGCAGAGATGCCATGTTTTGATAGCTTTAAGCACTGGTCATGCATCAAGCTTATCAATGGAGAAATCACGACCACGACCTTCCTTGTCAAAAGCGCAGGTAGCTGAAAGCACAGAGATTTCCCTGTAGAAACATTAAAGCCTCAAAAACATTGACACAGTATATACATTGTACAAAGGATTCAAGAAGAAATGCACAGAAAAGGGAGAATaagaatcagaaaataaatacCAGACCATGTTGCTGCAAGAACAAGACAGTCTTGCTGAGAAAACCAAGCACCAAGAGCTTCCATTTGAAAACTTTTCAACCCGGAGTACCCAAAATGTTTACGCAGCAGGCTGTTGGCTTTCTGGTCCCAGTCTGGTCCAAGTTCTACATCCTCTACTGTTCTATGGGCTGAGTTCAGACTGTAAGATGTCAGCGAAGATTTCTTCAAGGTTCCAAAAGACTAAATTAGTTGTTTTTTCTGTCATATATGTGGCATATGTGTGTCTATTAAGTTCTTGCTTCTACTGCAGGGTTGCCTAGCAATCATGGTAGACAAAGAAAAAAATCCAAAGGTAAATCTTACTGAATTTTTTCAACTGGATGGACTATATGTTTCATGATATTGTCTTAGCTAGTTAATGAATCTCTTTTAAGAGTTCGacataatcaaaatcctaaaatcaaaatcaaaatctagggttcaaacaatcaaaatttagattcatctgaaatcaaaatcctaaaatcaaaatcaaaatcctaaacagATTCGACATAATCAATAACAAACTACAACAtctgaaatcaaaatcctaaaatgAAGAGTTCAAACAATCGTAAAATAAATACTCAAAATCACCAACTAACTAACATAATTAAGCCCTAGATTCATCAAAACAATATGAAAAAGTtgcaaaattaattaaacatggaaatcacggtagggagagagaaaatacctTTAGATCGAAACAAGGTATTCAAGGTCGGTGGCGATAAAAACCGAAACTCCAGCACCAACACTTCGGCGTTGTTATGGCGGTGTAACTCGGGACCAACTCGGTCTGAGTCGACTCAACAGATTCCCCAAAAACTCAGCCCCACTTCCACCGCACCCAGATGAGTCGCCGCCGAGTCATCCACCTCAGAGCTGGAGTTTGCAGAGAATGCGGCTTGAAATCCGGCTGAAGACGTCATCGCTTTCAGATCTGGGTTTGCCTCCTTCGTATTCGCTaagcttgaattttaaaacaaatttgagATATTGGGATGATTTGGTGAGAGGAGACTTTGAAGGGAAAGCTCGATACTGATTCTGAAGGAGAGACAGAGAAGCTTTGGAATTTCAACAATGGAGATCTGGAaattatgagagagaaagagtttgGGGAGGCAGGAAATGTATGAGGGAGAAAGGGAATGGGAGCAGGGCGTCGCaccaaattaaaaaagaaaaggaaaaggtaataattaaattttaattagaaaccgAAAATTTTTTACCTCCTTTGCGTCGCcgattagtaaatctgcgacgcagatgactctaagagtcatctgcgtcgcagattagtaattctgcgacgcaaaggaggtaatattttgcgtcgcattattattaatctgcgacgcaaatgactttaagaacatcttagagtcatctgcgtcgcagattagtaattctgcgacgcaaatgactaattttaatgcttaaaactgtcaattgcgtcacatgtttaaatgtgcgaggcaaatatggtgatgcaaatgattgtttttccactagtgaatgcTGCGAATAGTTTCTGAAATGTGGCTTTGAATTCTCTTTTTTGCAGCGCCTACGTTCTGCAAAAGGCTGCGAAAATAGACTTTTTGCAGCGCGTATGAAACCACATGCGCTGCAATTAATGGCTTTTTGCAGCGTTTTTGTGCGCTGCAAATAAGAGTCTACTATTTGCAACCATCACAATTGCAGCGCTCAAAAACGCTACAAAAGCCCCTTTTATGcgcgttgcaaatgacattttttctactagtgcgtccacataaacctcgacgttccttcCCTTCTGATCGGTGAAGACGTGATCAACCAGCCTTTGGTAAGTTGCTCCGGCATTTTTCGAGCCGAAGGGCATCATtgtgtagttgaacactcctgcactTGTGATAAATGTTGTCTTCGCCCTGTCATAGGGTTGCATTAATACTTGATGGtaccctgaaaaggcatccatgaagctaaGCAGTGCATGGCCACTTGTAGAATCCACCAGTTGATCTATCctcggcaggggatagcagtccttggggcaggctcggttcagatctgtgaagtCCACGCACATGCGCCATGAGTCATttgctttcttgaccatcaccacgttggccaaccacttgggatatatgcatggctcgatgaatccCGCTTCTTGCAGCTTTTccacctcttcggcgatggctttatttttctccgaggagtaattcctcTTTTTCTGCTTGATCGGCCGGGCTTCGGcgttgacatccagcttgtgacataTAATTTTCGGTTCTATCCCTGGCATGTCAGCCGCCGACCATGAAAAAATatccttgtgatccctgagcaCTTGGATCAAGTCGATTTGGAGCCCTGAGCTTAGGcctttgcctattcggacgctccggTCTGAAtcatcttcgaggaagatatcctccatctATTGGTCTGGCTCGGGAGAGATGGTTTCGGGTCGAGCATCGACCTCTGCGGGCTTCACCAGACTGCTCGTCCCTGCCTTTATCCTTTTTGCCTTATTTTCTTCCCTTGAGGGATCTCTCTTGCCTTCTTCATCTTCAGGACCATCCCCTAGCCTCGGCTTTTGGATGGCGGTGTGGCAAGTTCTCCTTGCGACCTCTTGGTCACCTCTAACTCGCTCGGCGAAGCCTGCGTCCCAGACATATATCATCATTTGATGGTACGTGGATGGgattgcttgcatcttgtggatcatggttcgtcccatgatgacATTGTACACTGAATTGCAATCCATTACCAGGAATTCATCTCGGAGGGTTCTTGCTGCTTGACCTTCGCCAACCGTGACgggtagggtgatctttcctcggggaatcgctgcggatccgttgaatccgatcagggggTAGCTGACTTTTATTAGCGATTCCTCGGATTCCTTGAGGATCAattgctcgaagcagtttctgaagatgatgttgacatCACTTCCTCCGTCAACTTGTACTCTatgtacgttgtggttgttGGGATCCATGGAGAtaaccaaaggatcgtcatgcttgaactggactccgaagcaatcatcgaaagtgaaggtcatgttcggagGATGGGGCTGACTCTCTCCTACGGCGCTGAAGTTCACTCGGTGGGAGAGAGCTCTCAGGTGCTTCTTGCTGGCGTGGCCAGACCTCTGTCCttcgaacaccactaggatgtcgtTCTTCTTTTGCCCCGCGGCCTCGTAGATCCTTTTCTGGGATTGCTCTTGCTGTTTGCCACCTGCGGCTTTTTCCTTTTCCTCCCTTtggtctaacaagtactgttttAGGTAGCCTCGACggacgaggtcctcaatgttatcTTTCAGTGAGTTACATTCCTctgtgtggtgaccgaagtcatcatggaactcgcaccactttttcttgtttctccgatTTGGGTTGGACCTGAGCTTCCctggtagtttccacttttcgtcGTTCCTATGGAGGCTGAAAGTTTCTTTTCGGGGTAGAgtgagtggagtgtagttagtgtatttgggttgaagttcacccttcATTCCATCTTTCTTTGGGCTCGCATCTCTTGCACccactttctctttcccttttcttgagccgccctcgggcttgctctgattTGTTTTCGTGTCCCTCGGATCCGCAGATCCtttcaatcttgcagcggccttgttgaactcctcTGTTCTAATGAACGCATCCGCCATTTGGAGCACATCagctattttggaggggtttttcattgaTAGTTTATCACGGAACTTCCCCTCCTGGAgtgcgtgaaggaaataatgcccttggtccaagtatgcattctatgttaagtctaataaatgcggttcagtattaattaacaagttaataattcagtgagatcaagtgagctgaatgcctagctagaggccgcttcagttcaagtggaattaatgatattaatccacagcttactcttgactgaacccgtagggtcacacaaatagtacgtaaacggatcaagtatttaatggcattagatactccatctatggatattcggaatcgacggatcttggtttcagtgggagctgagatcgtcacaggcaagaaatgaatactccggaaacgatgatattgccggaaacggaaatatggatcgtatcggaaatataaatattatccaagtcatcgatgttgccggaaacggaaacatggtacgtatcggaaaatattatcggaaatagaaatattgccagaatcggaaatattgccggaaacggaaatattgtcagaatcggaaatattatcggaatcggaaaataattccggaaacggaaatgttaaatatttgttcgaaacgaaaattaattccggaatcgaaaatattaaatattgttcgtatcggaaatatattccggaatcgggaatttaatcggaagcgtatcgtacgaataagcatcggacgaggcctgccggacgagggcccagcacgaagccaggccatcgcccagcaagccaagcgcgccacacgaacagccaaggccacgccaggcccagcgcaaggccaggcccagcaggccgtggcagcgcgcatagcgcgcgcagcgcgagcagctgctcgcgtgggcttgtagctcgcgtgggccgtgcggccgtgtgggctgtgcgcgggcatggcctgcacgcttgcgggtcatgctcgcgtaagtgtttgtgttcgcatacgaaacctaaaacgtgcagagttcggttaatgattaaattcctaattctatttgataaattaattaaaataagagttttaatataattctaatttaattaatttgtatcctaataggattccaattctctttccatacccctataaatatgtggcctgggttcacaatttacaacgagttttttagtattcaaagtgagtttttgagagaaaaattcagccacacatctttctcaaaagtgccgaaaattctagtaccttaagggcgattctagttggtcaatcttaaggcggatccggacgtactgtggactatctacggagggacgacacttggagtcctaaagacttgttcttgttcggttcgggcgcagctagggaaggcacacaacaaagagtatgcatctaaattatgctatatgattatgt
This sequence is a window from Spinacia oleracea cultivar Varoflay chromosome 1, BTI_SOV_V1, whole genome shotgun sequence. Protein-coding genes within it:
- the LOC110791138 gene encoding ATP-dependent DNA helicase Q-like SIM; this translates as MEALGAWFSQQDCLVLAATWSGKSLCFQLPALLTRKVVVVISPLISLMHDQCLKLSKHGISACFLGSGQPDNTVEKKAMNGMYSVVYVCLETLLSFHCLMRCIMHTNKSTSEACGEPWNSFICHR